From Salmo salar chromosome ssa04, Ssal_v3.1, whole genome shotgun sequence, one genomic window encodes:
- the LOC106602727 gene encoding uncharacterized protein isoform X1, translating into MANNYNVPPRFDEKRSYESWKNELGIWTRVTNLDAKKQALAVVLSLEGRARDTALEISVEDLNNDDGMGTLIRALDSVFLKEEKDAAYEAYSNFDSVSRDISVAMTDYIIDFEQRYNRMRKYDMVLPDAVLAFKLLDTACLDGREKQLALTACTVLTFASMKSALKIIFGEKTSVAPLTDGMQASDGAYYTEQQRKGAKKSRSQDNLKRAPFPGTNPLDKYERRSKCAVCQSTYHWVKDCPHKNEQVKLTEENVNTDIEQCNITLFSNESASDTEICIVESLGSAVIDTACTRTVCGAKWLDSYVSELNMKEVQNMIDIPSNRAFKFGDGRIVHSTKRVKIPAKIGQTKCHIETEVVPTDIPLLLSKASLKKAGAVLDIKNDKAVMFKQPVTLELTTSGHYCVNILDKDITQSPCKNEIRTDMEILTVTDNMNTKEKHKVLLKLHKQFGHATVDRLQKLLSSSGNNDDESISILQQIVNNCETCQKYVDLHELAPSVWYLHIIDHFTRFSAGSIVNTKKPSDIVRHFMHSWVSVHGPPQKLYSDNGGEFNNNEIREMAEKFNMEVKTTAAYSPWSNGLLERHNQTLTEIMLKVKQDNGCDWNTALDWALMAKNSMHNVHGYSPYQLVFGQNPNLPSVLVDKPPALEGASVRCMGGTAPVSTTCSEKSVH; encoded by the coding sequence ATGGCTAATAACTACAATGTGCCACCTCGCTTCGACGAGAAGAGGTCGTACGAAAGTTGGAAAAATGAACTTGGAATCTGGACACGGGTTACTAATCTGGACGCGAAAAAGCAAGCACTTGCGGTGGTATTATCGCTCGAGGGAAGAGCGAGAGATACAGCACTGGAAATATCCGTTGAGGATTTGAACAATGATGATGGTATGGGAACTTTGATCAGAGCACTGGATTCTgtatttcttaaagaagagaaagacgctGCCTATGAGGCATATTCAAACTTTGACAGTGTTTCGAGAGATATTTCGGTTGCAATGACGGACTACATCATTGATTTCGAACAAAGGTACAATAGGATGCGCAAGTACGACATGGTTCTCCCGGATGCAGTGTTAGCTTTCAAGTTGCTAGATACTGCCTGTCTAGATGGTAGGGAGAAACAGTTGGCTTTGACTGCTTGTACTGTACTGACTTTTGCATCAATGAAGTCGGCACTAAAAATAATTTTTGGTGAAAAGACGTCTGTCGCGCCGTTAACAGATGGAATGCAAGCGAGTGACGGAGCATATTACACTGAGCAGCAGAGAAAAGGCGCCAAAAAGTCACGTTCTCAAGACAACCTGAAGAGGGCACCATTTCCCGGAACAAATCCACTGGACAAATATGAAAGGAGATCAAAATGTGCTGTTTGTCAAAGCACTTACCATTGGGTTAAAGACTGTCCTCATAAAAATGAACAAGTTAAACTTACAGAGGAAAATGTAAACACAGATATAGAGCAGTGTAACATTACACTGTTTTCAAATGAATCTGCTTCTGATACTGAGATTTGTATAGTTGAATCCTTAGGATCTGCTGTGATTGATACTGCATGTACACGGACAGTGTGTGGTGCAAAATGGCTTGATAGCTATGTTAGTGAACTAAATATGAAAGAAGTACAAAATATGATTGACATACCAAGCAACAGAGCTTTCaaatttggagatgggagaattgtCCATTCTACCAAGAGAGTTAAGATACCAGCAAAAATTGGTCAGACTAAGTGTCACATTGAAACAGAGGTGGTCCCTACAGATATCCCCTTACTATTAAGCAAAGCTTCCCTCAAGAAGGCAGGGGCTGTACTAGACATAAAAAATGACAAGGCAGTGATGTTTAAACAACCAGTGACTCTTGAACTTACTACCTCAGGCCACTATTGTGTAAACATTTTAGACAAAGAcatcacacagagtccatgcaaaaaTGAGATTCGGACGgacatggagattctgacagtcACAGATAACATGAacacaaaagaaaaacacaaagtaTTGTTAAAGCTTCACAAACAGTTTGGACATGCTACAGTTGACAGACTTCAGAAGTTACTCAGCAGTTCAGGGAATAATGATGATGAGAGTATTTCCATTCTACAGCAGATAGTTAACAATTGTGAGACATGTCAAAAATATGTAGATCTACATGAGTTAGCACCAAGTGTGTGGTACCTTCACATAATCGACCACTTCACACGCTTCAGCGCTGGAAGCATTGTGAATACAAAGAAACCCAGTGACATCGTCAGGCACTTCATGCATTCCTGGGTAAGTGTGCATGGCCCTCCCCAGAAATTGTACAGTGACAATGGAGGAGAATTCAATAATAATGAAATAAGAGAAATGGCAGAGAAATTCAACATGGAAGTAAAGACAACTGCTGCATACAGTCCATGGAGCAATGGACTTCTGGAGAGACATAATCAAACACTCACAGAGATCATGCTGAAAGTGAAGCAAGACAATGGATGTGACTGGAACACAGCCCTAGATTGGGCTTTGATGGCAAAAAACTCAATGCACAATGTTCATGGTTACAGCCCATACCAACTAGTGTTCGGGCAGAACCCTAATCTTCCCTCTGTACTGGTTGACAAGCCACCAGCACTAGAAGGGGCCAGTGTGAGGTGCATGGGTGGGACAGCACCTGTCAGCACTACATGCAGCGAGAAAAGCGTTCACTGA
- the LOC106602727 gene encoding uncharacterized protein isoform X2, producing the protein MANNYNVPPRFDEKRSYESWKNELGIWTRVTNLDAKKQALAVVLSLEGRARDTALEISVEDLNNDDGMGTLIRALDSVFLKEEKDAAYEAYSNFDSVSRDISVAMTDYIIDFEQRYNRMRKYDMVLPDAVLAFKLLDTACLDGREKQLALTACTVLTFASMKSALKIIFGEKTSVAPLTDGMQASDGAYYTEQQRKGAKKSRSQDNLKRAPFPGTNPLDKYERRSKCAVCQSTYHWVKDCPHKNEQVKLTEENVNTDIEQCNITLFSNESASDTEICIVESLGSAVIDTACTRTVCGAKWLDSYVSELNMKEVQNMIDIPSNRAFKFGDGRIVHSTKRVKIPAKIGQTKCHIETEVVPTDIPLLLSKASLKKAGAVLDIKNDKAVMFKQPVTLELTTSGHYCVNILDKDITQSPCKNEIRTDMEILTVTDNMNTKEKHKVLLKLHKQFGHATVDRLQKLLSSSGNNDDESISILQQIVNNCETCQKYVDLHELAPSVWYLHIIDHFTRFSAGSIVNTKKPSDIVRHFMHSWESVKKQLLKRIQNVTTPKKKQGATPSRKRPRSLRFQSSQEMSTDETDESTSSTLILWRSPQSRCSTPEVEQLGETTESLQNQARHNKTTGDVQNQGQTQPEGCFSAPGP; encoded by the exons ATGGCTAATAACTACAATGTGCCACCTCGCTTCGACGAGAAGAGGTCGTACGAAAGTTGGAAAAATGAACTTGGAATCTGGACACGGGTTACTAATCTGGACGCGAAAAAGCAAGCACTTGCGGTGGTATTATCGCTCGAGGGAAGAGCGAGAGATACAGCACTGGAAATATCCGTTGAGGATTTGAACAATGATGATGGTATGGGAACTTTGATCAGAGCACTGGATTCTgtatttcttaaagaagagaaagacgctGCCTATGAGGCATATTCAAACTTTGACAGTGTTTCGAGAGATATTTCGGTTGCAATGACGGACTACATCATTGATTTCGAACAAAGGTACAATAGGATGCGCAAGTACGACATGGTTCTCCCGGATGCAGTGTTAGCTTTCAAGTTGCTAGATACTGCCTGTCTAGATGGTAGGGAGAAACAGTTGGCTTTGACTGCTTGTACTGTACTGACTTTTGCATCAATGAAGTCGGCACTAAAAATAATTTTTGGTGAAAAGACGTCTGTCGCGCCGTTAACAGATGGAATGCAAGCGAGTGACGGAGCATATTACACTGAGCAGCAGAGAAAAGGCGCCAAAAAGTCACGTTCTCAAGACAACCTGAAGAGGGCACCATTTCCCGGAACAAATCCACTGGACAAATATGAAAGGAGATCAAAATGTGCTGTTTGTCAAAGCACTTACCATTGGGTTAAAGACTGTCCTCATAAAAATGAACAAGTTAAACTTACAGAGGAAAATGTAAACACAGATATAGAGCAGTGTAACATTACACTGTTTTCAAATGAATCTGCTTCTGATACTGAGATTTGTATAGTTGAATCCTTAGGATCTGCTGTGATTGATACTGCATGTACACGGACAGTGTGTGGTGCAAAATGGCTTGATAGCTATGTTAGTGAACTAAATATGAAAGAAGTACAAAATATGATTGACATACCAAGCAACAGAGCTTTCaaatttggagatgggagaattgtCCATTCTACCAAGAGAGTTAAGATACCAGCAAAAATTGGTCAGACTAAGTGTCACATTGAAACAGAGGTGGTCCCTACAGATATCCCCTTACTATTAAGCAAAGCTTCCCTCAAGAAGGCAGGGGCTGTACTAGACATAAAAAATGACAAGGCAGTGATGTTTAAACAACCAGTGACTCTTGAACTTACTACCTCAGGCCACTATTGTGTAAACATTTTAGACAAAGAcatcacacagagtccatgcaaaaaTGAGATTCGGACGgacatggagattctgacagtcACAGATAACATGAacacaaaagaaaaacacaaagtaTTGTTAAAGCTTCACAAACAGTTTGGACATGCTACAGTTGACAGACTTCAGAAGTTACTCAGCAGTTCAGGGAATAATGATGATGAGAGTATTTCCATTCTACAGCAGATAGTTAACAATTGTGAGACATGTCAAAAATATGTAGATCTACATGAGTTAGCACCAAGTGTGTGGTACCTTCACATAATCGACCACTTCACACGCTTCAGCGCTGGAAGCATTGTGAATACAAAGAAACCCAGTGACATCGTCAGGCACTTCATGCATTCCTGG GAATCTGTGAAGAAGCAGCTTTTGAAAAGGATTCAGAATGTGACAACCCCCAAAAAGAAGCAGGGAGCGACCCCTTCAAGAAAGAGGCCACGAAGCCTTAGATTTCAGAGCAGCCAGGAGATGTCCACTGATGAGACTGATGAATCCACCTCCTCAACCCTGATCTTGTGGAGATCCCCACAATCTAGATGCAGCACCCCAGAGGTTGAACAGTTGGGTG AAACTACTGAGAGCCTACAGAACCAGGCGAGACATAATAAAACTACAGGAGATGTACAAAACCAAGGCCAGACCCAACCAGAAGGATGTTTCTCAGCTCCTGGACCTTGA